A stretch of Streptomyces vietnamensis DNA encodes these proteins:
- a CDS encoding 1,4-dihydroxy-6-naphthoate synthase yields MKLKIAYSPCPNDTFVFDAWAHGRVPGAPRLDVTFADIDVTNGWAESGTDAHDVLKVSYAVLPWILDEYALLPCGGALGRGCGPLVLTREEGADLAGKTVAVPSERSTAYLLFRLWAAEKVPGGVGDVVVMPFHEIMPAVRDGKVDAGLVIHEARFTYKNYGLHCLADMGEHWESTTGLPIPLGAIVARRSLGAETLELLAESARASVRMAWDDPGASRPYVLEHAQEMDPKVADQHIGLYVNEFTADLGEHGYAAVRGLLTRAAAEGLVPPLGPDALRFP; encoded by the coding sequence GTGAAACTCAAGATCGCCTACTCGCCCTGCCCCAACGACACCTTCGTCTTCGACGCCTGGGCGCACGGCCGGGTCCCGGGCGCGCCCCGGCTCGACGTGACGTTCGCGGACATCGACGTCACCAACGGCTGGGCGGAGAGCGGCACCGACGCGCACGACGTCCTGAAGGTGTCGTACGCGGTGCTGCCGTGGATCCTCGACGAGTACGCCCTGCTGCCCTGCGGCGGCGCCCTGGGCCGCGGCTGCGGGCCGCTCGTGCTGACCCGTGAGGAGGGGGCGGACCTCGCCGGGAAGACCGTCGCGGTGCCGAGCGAGCGCTCGACCGCGTACCTGCTGTTCCGGCTGTGGGCGGCCGAGAAGGTGCCCGGCGGGGTCGGGGACGTCGTCGTGATGCCGTTCCACGAGATCATGCCCGCCGTGCGGGACGGGAAGGTCGACGCGGGGCTCGTCATCCACGAGGCCCGCTTCACGTACAAGAACTACGGGCTGCACTGCCTCGCCGACATGGGCGAGCACTGGGAGTCCACGACCGGCCTCCCGATCCCGCTGGGCGCGATCGTCGCCCGTCGCTCGCTGGGCGCCGAGACGCTCGAGCTGCTCGCCGAGTCCGCCCGCGCGTCGGTGCGGATGGCCTGGGACGATCCGGGGGCCTCCCGGCCGTACGTCCTGGAGCACGCCCAGGAGATGGACCCGAAGGTGGCCGACCAGCACATCGGCCTCTACGTGAACGAGTTCACGGCCGACCTCGGCGAGCACGGCTACGCGGCGGTCCGCGGGCTGCTCACGCGCGCCGCGGCCGAGGGACTCGTACCGCCCCTCGGCCCGGACGCGCTGCGGTTCCCGTAG
- a CDS encoding futalosine hydrolase: MVHRILIVTAVAAEADSVSAGLGLGDPEPLPLPGGLVLRRHENRVDVLVGGVGPAAVAAATGTALAYASLKDGGYGLVVSAGIAGGFQPAAPVGSVVVSSAIVAADLGAETPDGYLTVEELGFGRSAHPVPEALTDRIVAALAALATGCTLAPVLTVSTVTGTARRAAELAERHPTAAAEAMEGFGVAEAAAVYGVPVVEVRAVSNAVGPRDRAAWRIGEALGALRHTFELLGSTVFVEAHA; the protein is encoded by the coding sequence GTGGTCCACCGGATCCTGATCGTGACGGCCGTGGCGGCGGAGGCGGACTCCGTCTCCGCCGGCCTCGGTCTCGGCGACCCCGAGCCGCTTCCGCTGCCGGGGGGCCTCGTCCTGCGCCGTCACGAGAACCGCGTCGACGTCCTCGTCGGCGGGGTCGGCCCCGCGGCCGTCGCCGCCGCGACCGGGACGGCCCTCGCGTACGCCTCGTTGAAGGACGGCGGGTACGGGCTCGTCGTCTCCGCCGGCATCGCCGGCGGGTTCCAGCCCGCCGCGCCCGTCGGCTCCGTCGTCGTGTCGTCGGCGATCGTCGCCGCCGACCTCGGGGCCGAGACCCCGGACGGGTACCTCACGGTCGAGGAGCTGGGCTTCGGCCGGTCCGCCCACCCCGTGCCCGAGGCGCTGACCGACCGGATCGTCGCCGCGCTCGCCGCGCTCGCCACGGGATGCACCCTCGCACCCGTCCTCACCGTCTCCACCGTCACCGGCACCGCCCGTCGCGCCGCCGAACTCGCCGAGCGGCATCCGACCGCCGCCGCCGAGGCGATGGAGGGCTTCGGCGTCGCCGAGGCCGCCGCCGTGTACGGCGTGCCCGTCGTCGAGGTCCGGGCCGTGTCCAACGCCGTCGGCCCCCGCGACCGCGCCGCCTGGCGCATCGGCGAGGCCCTGGGCGCCCTCCGGCACACCTTCGAGCTGCTCGGCAGCACCGTCTTCGTGGAGGCGCACGCGTGA
- a CDS encoding MFS transporter, whose product MAAARSPVRSHDPAGPLRRAGRKVGRALHLPFTGTAKGIRKATHAHGAGESGLGKLIELHAVNGAGDVMITVALASTVFFSVPTDEARGRVALYLAVTMAPFTLLAPVIGPLLDRIPHGRRAAMAGAMLTRAVLAIMMSGAVATGGLELYPAALGVLVASKAYGVVRSAVVPRLLPPNFSLVKANSRVTLAGLLATGIAAPIGAGLQMIGPGWPLYGACALFLLGTFWALRMPHKVDSAKGERRAHLLTHGEKKPSLRTVGPSVLHGLEANAAQRMLSGFLIFFLAFLLREHPLPGQSAAVSLGIVGVAAGAGNACGTAVGSLLRDRGHGPEVIIATMISVVCGTAVLAAIFFGGLMVAVLGAVAGLTQALSKLSLDALIQRDVPEQVRTSAFARSETALQMAWVVGGGIGIALPLNGTLGMSVAAAILGLGAFLSVRGLLSAARRPTPKGGRPKTKAA is encoded by the coding sequence GTGGCAGCCGCACGGTCCCCCGTACGATCACACGATCCCGCCGGGCCGCTCCGCCGAGCGGGCCGGAAGGTCGGGCGCGCCCTGCACCTGCCGTTCACCGGGACCGCCAAGGGCATCCGGAAGGCCACCCACGCGCACGGCGCGGGCGAGTCGGGGCTCGGGAAGCTGATCGAGCTGCACGCCGTGAACGGCGCCGGCGACGTCATGATCACCGTCGCCCTCGCCTCCACCGTCTTCTTCTCCGTGCCGACCGACGAGGCCCGCGGCCGCGTCGCGCTCTACCTCGCCGTCACCATGGCCCCCTTCACCCTCCTCGCCCCCGTGATCGGCCCGCTCCTGGACCGCATCCCGCACGGGCGGCGCGCGGCGATGGCGGGCGCGATGCTGACCCGGGCCGTCCTCGCGATCATGATGTCGGGGGCCGTGGCGACCGGCGGCCTGGAGCTGTACCCCGCCGCGCTGGGCGTGCTCGTGGCCTCCAAGGCGTACGGAGTCGTCCGCAGCGCCGTCGTACCCCGCCTCCTCCCACCGAACTTCTCCCTCGTGAAGGCGAACTCCCGGGTCACCCTGGCCGGGCTGCTCGCCACCGGCATCGCCGCGCCCATCGGTGCGGGGCTCCAGATGATCGGGCCGGGCTGGCCGCTGTACGGGGCGTGCGCGCTGTTCCTGCTCGGCACGTTCTGGGCGCTGCGGATGCCGCACAAGGTGGACTCCGCGAAGGGTGAGCGGCGGGCGCACCTGCTGACGCACGGCGAGAAGAAGCCGAGCCTGCGGACGGTCGGCCCCTCCGTGCTGCACGGCCTGGAGGCGAACGCCGCGCAGCGCATGCTGTCGGGTTTCCTGATCTTCTTCCTGGCGTTCCTGCTGCGCGAACACCCGTTGCCCGGGCAGAGCGCCGCCGTCTCCCTCGGCATCGTGGGCGTGGCGGCCGGTGCGGGGAACGCCTGCGGTACGGCCGTCGGCTCGCTGCTCCGGGACCGGGGCCACGGGCCCGAGGTGATCATCGCCACGATGATCAGCGTGGTCTGCGGTACGGCGGTCCTCGCCGCGATCTTCTTCGGCGGGCTCATGGTCGCCGTCCTCGGCGCGGTCGCGGGCCTCACCCAGGCCCTGTCGAAGCTGTCCCTGGACGCGCTGATCCAGCGGGACGTGCCGGAGCAGGTGCGGACCTCGGCGTTCGCCCGCTCCGAGACGGCGCTGCAGATGGCGTGGGTGGTGGGCGGCGGGATCGGCATCGCGCTGCCCCTGAACGGCACCCTCGGCATGTCCGTCGCCGCCGCGATCCTGGGCCTGGGCGCGTTCCTCTCGGTCCGCGGCCTCCTGTCGGCGGCCCGCCGCCCGACCCCCAAGGGCGGCCGACCGAAGACGAAAGCGGCTTAG
- a CDS encoding DUF3027 domain-containing protein has product MSAATTRSGTPRTPRATRTPDRLCAEAVDLAREAAEEAAAPGIVGAHVEVVAEGDRVVTHYFESKEPGYRGWRWAVTVTRASRAKNVTLDETVLLPGADALLAPEWVPWSERLRPGDMGPGDLLPTEQDDLRLEPGYSGEDAPPPNSAVSEEMSEHLDEEDAELTSRTPSRGAIAAVAEELGMRRARVLSRYGLHVAADRWDEAFGAKTPMAQAAPASCESCAFLVPLAGSLKQAFGICANEFSPADGRVVSLAYGCGGHSEAAVMPKPPRPAPPVLDSMAADVFPLRPAKDSGSTTEPDASSEDLGHS; this is encoded by the coding sequence GTGAGTGCTGCGACGACGCGAAGCGGTACCCCGCGTACCCCGCGAGCCACGCGTACCCCCGACCGCCTGTGCGCGGAGGCCGTAGACCTCGCGCGGGAGGCCGCCGAGGAGGCGGCCGCGCCAGGGATCGTGGGCGCGCACGTCGAGGTCGTCGCGGAGGGCGACCGAGTCGTCACCCACTACTTCGAGTCCAAGGAGCCCGGCTACCGGGGCTGGCGCTGGGCGGTGACCGTCACCCGCGCCTCCCGCGCCAAGAACGTCACGCTTGACGAAACCGTCCTGCTGCCGGGCGCCGACGCGCTCCTGGCCCCGGAGTGGGTGCCGTGGAGCGAGCGGCTGCGCCCCGGCGACATGGGCCCCGGGGACCTCCTCCCCACGGAGCAGGACGACCTGCGTCTGGAGCCCGGGTACTCGGGCGAGGACGCGCCGCCGCCGAACTCCGCGGTGTCGGAGGAGATGTCGGAGCACCTGGACGAGGAGGACGCCGAGCTGACGTCCCGCACCCCGTCGCGGGGCGCGATCGCGGCGGTCGCGGAGGAACTCGGCATGCGCCGGGCCCGGGTCCTGTCCCGCTACGGCCTGCACGTGGCGGCGGACCGCTGGGACGAGGCGTTCGGCGCGAAGACGCCGATGGCGCAGGCGGCACCGGCCTCCTGCGAGTCCTGCGCGTTCCTGGTGCCGCTGGCGGGCTCCCTGAAGCAGGCCTTCGGCATCTGCGCGAACGAGTTCTCCCCGGCGGACGGCCGGGTCGTGTCGCTGGCGTACGGCTGCGGGGGGCACTCGGAGGCCGCGGTCATGCCGAAGCCGCCGCGGCCGGCGCCGCCGGTGCTGGACTCGATGGCCGCGGACGTCTTTCCGCTCCGTCCGGCGAAGGACTCCGGCTCGACGACGGAACCGGACGCGTCCTCGGAGGACCTGGGCCACTCGTAA